AAAACTACTCGTGTGTAGATATTGAAGGGGCATAGATAGGATCGTTCACAAAGTTCCAGTAAACAAAAAACtagatttgaaaaaaatgacaaaaactCCAAGACAAGCACCTTTCAATATAGGCCGTTGTTTGCCTCTCCCACCCTGGCTTGCTTGCCTTTTAAATGATCGTTTCTTCCTTAAAACAGATTTTGGGATTACTTGACTTCTTCTAGGCTGGTAGAGCTGCCAATAAAGAATGGTTTTGTAATGTTAGGAAACAAACCTAAAAACGATATAACAATCAGAACGACTTACAGCTTAGAATATACACTACTATAGACATAAGACGAGTAGAGCACAGCTAACAAGCAAGATATGAAATCCAAAAAGACAGGGTGACGTACCTGGAAAACCCTTACTAAAGCCGATCGTTTCTGCTTCCTCTTTCTAGTCCAGTACTTATAGATAGCCTTGATGACTTCTTTTCTTTCCAGATGCATACAGAATTCATAGGATGCCTGCTCGTCTACATGCTCGTCTGGATTGGAGTGAAGATATTTTTCCAGAGCATCAATCACCAATTCAAAATTCTCAGACGTGATAAATTCTTGAGGCTCATTTCCCCCATAAAACTCGCTTTTGAGTTTTCCCAGCCATTCCTCATCCTCGGAGTCCATATCATAGTTGGCAGTATTCTTCATCAAAGCCCTAAATAGCTCATCATTTTTGAAAGTAATGTACGACTCTGGCCTCACAAAAGGGACGTACTGATCATTGAGAACGGCTACTTCTTGCACCCCAGGTATGGGAATTGCGGTAGTGGCTGCAGCGGACTGCATGTTCCGGTCAGAGCATTCCTTGTATAGTTCCTTGAAAACCAACCAATCTTGTTTATCAGGAAACTCGAGCTTGAAACTACTATCACCAGCCCATAATACAGCATGCGTGAAGCGGTTAGAAGAAGACGGCCTCATAGCCTTCTGTGCAACAAGACTGCATTGCTTCACTCCGTCCTTGGTAACAGAGAGTAGCCATTGTTTACAAGCGGATGTTTCTAGAGCAACAGTGGCACCTTCCACCCTATAGCACTTGTCAGTGTCGGTGATCAACAGGTTTGCTGAACAGCTGGTGGCGCATATATCCTGTGTTGCTGCCCTCGTAGCAGATTTCAGCTCTCTGATGTTTGTTGCCGATCTCCTCGTATCGGGACTTCTGTGTAGACGACTGCGAGATGCGGCAGGGAATTGGGAACTGTCATGTCTAATCCTGAAAAGCTCTGAAGCTAAAGCACCCTTACCCTTCTGAGATCGAAAAGCAGATGGCGGTCTACCTCTCTTACGCCTCAGAGAACTCCGCCTTTTCTGGATACTACGGCTGTTTCTCAACTGCAAATTTCGAAGACCAGATTTAGGAAATCCAACAGGAGACTGCCCCAACAGTTTCCCTCCCAGAGTATCATTATCAGATGCTGCCACGCTATGGTGAGATATTTCACTTTCTGTCGACATTTGAGATGCTTCATGAGCACATTCTTGGTCGTCTCTCAGAAGTTGAACCGAGGGTTGTTCAGCATCATCGGCTAAATCTATCACTTCCTCGTCATTCTCATATTGTCGGTCTAGCAGGCAATCTGATCCCACAGATCTAAGAAACATACTTGTTTGTATGTGCATAAAGAAAGGTGGGCTTGCAAAAATATTAACAGAAAACAATGGCATCGTAGATCCCCATCCAGTAACTATACAGACACAAGGTTTCTCAGCAGTAATAGGTTCCTGCAATATCGGTAGttataaataagaataaaaaaatgaattctgCACACGTGCAACAATAATCTAGCAGCCCCCTGGATGAACAAGAGTAAAAAATACCTGGAGAAAAAGCATTCCACGTGAGGAATAGGCATCGCACATTGGTCTTGACAACATAAACGAGGACAACTGCCTCATTCCGACTCTGAACCTAGTCATATAGCTGAGCAGAGTGGTCAAGAAGCAAGTAACCCAGTAATAACAATCATAAGAAGACTCGTTCACAACAATAGCAAGTCTCCGAGTCCTATGAGAATACCATAAGCCTCCACAGTCACCATAGGATTCAGAAATTCTACATCGTTTCCTCCATTGTTTTCTCGCATACTTCTTTGCAAACCGTCCATCTTCAACAATTTCAGCAGTTgtcaactctgccctctttctctttctcagGTACACAATCCCAAACCTCCTGTCcacatttttctccttcataccaTCCGTTTCACGCTCTTCCATTTTAGGCTCTGTACTCACCTCAAGTAAGGCACCTGTTTCATCTTCCAGCCACAGCTCTCTGTGACGGCCACCACCATCAGCAGAGTGGTCTAGAAGCTCCGGGAACTTATTCTCCCCGTGAACTGCCCTCACGTCTTTCCCACCCTCATGAGGCTCTGTCCACAGCCTCCTCCCTGAACGCAGAACTCGTGTCCCAAACACCCTTGTGCTTCTTCTCATTCCCACTGAAGGCATCTGCTTGCGCTTATTCCTGCGAGGTGAAGCCCCAGAATCAATTTTCGTCTTGAGAATTAGATACTAACCGCCTACAAAGACCTTTCGTCTTCGCCCAACACAACGCACTGTGATTTCTCGCTTAAACCGACTAACCTCACATATCCCAACTCGttcaaattcaagaaatatGAACTCACTAGCACTCAAATCTCTCTCCCAATCACTCCAAGAAGCAGAATCAGAACTGATTAGGTAGACCTCAGCTAATTTCACACTCTCAACAGCACAAAGTAGGATAATTGACAAATCCTTAAATTAAACTCGACATCCCAACTCAATTCGACACACAATTCAGTTCCCTTTAAGGATGCAACCAACCGCAAACCCCAAAAATGTTTCTCAAATAATTTCCGACTGTAAAAAAAAAGATTcacaaaaattaacaaaaaaacaacGAGAACCGTGAAACAAATCCCCAACCCAtctcataaaaaaacaaactttcACTCTCAATCGCAAGATCCCGTCAAATAGAAGCAGAAAAACACAAGAAACAAACAATTACCTGCCGCGAATTGATCAAATCATCCCCGTTCTTCGTCCGAGAAGAAACTTCCCTCGAATTTGTCGCGGTGGGATTCTCAATTTTAAGATGAATTATCCTCTGATTTAAATCTGTTGacgtagaagaagaagaagaagaaggtggcTGCGGATTGCAGATTCTAGGGTTTATGAGAAGGGAGCGAAAGAAGAGGGAGACTAATAACTGCTGCTACTGATCACGAGTAACGTGAACCGTTGGCTTAAAGAGATGGACCGCTCAGATTAAAGGGATGTGATGAATAGCTCGAGGAGGTGAGAGGGACCCATCactttctctcactctctcgGTGAGAGGGAAACGATTCGAGAGATTTTTTCTTTTCCAAATTTGCAACTAAGTCCCTATATTTCGAAAGTATTGTATATTGCTGCGTTGGATACGTTTCGGATTTTGCTTACACACCCCTCTTTTCAATATAGATTATAGAGTGCGTGACAAGCTTTTcaacacattttattttttcaccaCGACAAAATTGAACCGttacaatttaaaaatatagaaaGAGTGATATTTAACATTATTACtagaataataataattaaatttttatatacttatttcaatttttgttaTGAATTTTGCATCAAATTAGATTTTGTAATAATCTTTAGTTTAATATGCATGTAGTACTGTATTTCtttaggagtcacatttggtaACTTTATTTTGAcctttttcatttaattatctACTAAAAAACGATTAGATCTTCAATCCCACTAGTCGAAATTATAAGTGTTATCTCAGAATAGTATTTCATTCATataatttatttcatatattaGACCAGTTATCTTACATAAAAAAATCTCGGATTCTTTCAAATCTTAGTATTATTATGTAAGGCATAATTTCTCTTAAATTACGCATTTTTTAATTAACAAACGCGAAAgcaatataaaaattttaaaaaaatgaaagcaaaaaaaaaaaaacagcgATGACCACTTTACCGCCACGGAAGAAATTTCGAATGAGCTGACGTGACAACACTTCGCCTCCCCATTTCTCCGTCCACTTTTCCCACGTCCTTCTCTCCTCAAACCTTCACTTATTTATTACACTCCATTTTATAGTGTGTGAGCACAAAAgatttggcaaaaaaaaaaaatcaagaaatggAGAATGGTTCTTCCGACGATGAAtatcaagaaaatgaaataatttctGAGTCTTATGAAGACGAACCATCATTTTTGCAGgcatatatatatgtgtttgtttgtgtgtgaTAAAGATTGCAGCTTTTTTTGTGggctttgttttattttgtttttgttaagaTTTTATGTGCTTTATTAGCTCTGCATTTATGTTGTCTTTATTTCATGGTTTCCCATTTAAGGAAAGCTTAAGCTTTAGGTGTAACAGCGCTGTCCATTTCATTGCAGCTGTTATACTTCATTATAGCTCATGACTATGTTTTTACTACAAGAACTTCTTATCCCATTTGTGTCTTATGTATCTctttgtgtgtgttgtgtgtggtGCGCTGTGTGTGTCATttgtgtgtatgtatgtatttCAGTTGAGTGTGTGTGTATAAATGCAACATTTCCTTTGATCATTCTcacaatttcacacattttTCTCAAGCATCTTTACAAACACTCTGCTCTTTTAGTATTCAATTCAAtgtttttatgattttagttGCTTTATATCAAAATCTTGATTTCACCTTTCATCATCTCAGGAGCGCCTGTCTGAAGAGGAGTTGGAAAATCTCGTAGCCGAGCTTGTGGAAATCGAGAAAAGAGTGAGCTTTTAAGTCTCCCCACTGTCTGATAATAACAAGCAAAGAGTTGTTACTTACTTGACTCTGTTACTCACCTTTAGTCTGCCGAGGCGCAAGAGGCGCTGGAAGAGGAGCCTCTGGTCGAAGTAGAAGCGGATGTTAGGGAAGAATTAGCCCGGTCCCTCTCTGGTGATCAAGTATGTAAAATCCTCATTTTTCTGATCCAATGTAGCTATGGATCTTTTGCATTTTGTGACATAGTATTTCATATGGATGGAGCAGTTGGAGAAGGCTATTTGTGAGGAGATGTCATTGTACAAAGAAGAGTGGGAATTGAAGCTCGATGAGCTCGAGAAAGAGAGTGCTTATCTACTGGTATATGATCATTAATCTTTGTTTTAAATTGTCTTGTTTTGGTCTTGTACACTTTGAATCTTTACTTAGGCTTCATTGTCTTGCGTTTTCTGCTACACGTTACCAATTATTGCAAACGAACATACTTACACTGATCGTGCTTGTCCAAGCAGGAGCAGCTTGATGGTGCTGGAATCGATCTTTCCAGTTTGTACAAGTGGATCGAGAAGGAAGTTCCTAACAGCTGCCGCACTGAAGCATGGAGAGGGAGGACTCACTGGTTTGGGACTGAGATATCAGAGGAAGCTACAAGATCAGTCAAAAAGGCGGAGGAGTATCTCATGATCCACAGGCCTGTGAGAAGGTTAGATCTCTCAGCGCGTGAAGTGGTTTATTATGATCATGAGCTAGATTTCTTGTTCTGAAGTGTTAGTCGTCGTTGTGGAGCAGATGGCAAGGCGCAAGTGGCTTCCTCGGGAAGAAAATTGGAAACTGTGATGGTAGTGCAAGTGGAGACGAAAGCTTGAATAAAGATTGGGAAGCTTTTAACATATTGTGCTCAGAAACGGCGTCTAGCAAGCACTGGGCTGCTGTCTACCATGCCAGCACCCCGATGCAGGCTGCTGAACTCGGCCTAAAATCTGCTGGAGTTGATGAGGTGACACCCGAGTTCACTTGCTGGCTGCCTTTTTGTATCTTTCTATACTGATATGCAATGACTATGATGTTTAGCCTTTGATTCTTATGCAATGTATCATCGAAATCATAGTTTTATGGCATTTTCAAGAATACAGAAATGATATGGTGAATTATTGGTCAGGTGGAGGAGATTGGTGATGTCGATGGTGCTTCAAGAGATCCATTCGTTGTAGAAGCTATAGCAAACGAAAGGGATCTCAGTCTTACTCTTAACCAAATCAGAAATTTTAAAAAGgttgattttagatttttttcgACACCATCTCTTGGGACTCATACGAATCTTTACTCTTAATCTTCGTCTATGATGTTTGGCAGATTAAAGAGGAGGATGATGTTAAGGATGATCTCAAGCTCTGTAGGAAAGAAACGATGCGTAAAAAGCGAAGCAGAAAGGTCTGCTTTCAAGCTTTCAGTTATTCTGGTTTCCTCTTTCAGCAAAGCCATTCTTTCCAAGTTATGCTAATTTTTTGTGATCATGGTTCTGTTCAGGGAGAGCTTACCTCGATAGACGAGGAGAGCCGTATGGATGCCTTCATGATTCATGACGATGGCTCTACTAAGGATGCGGTTGAATACCTGCATGATTCGTCTGATGAGAGGAATGGAGTAGTTGTATGCTTTAGTTCTGAATCTGGTTCAGGCAACAAAGCCAATGTCAACGGGAGGCGGGATATGAGAAAATCTGATGTTGTTGTTATCTCAAGTTCTGATTCTGATTCATATGCGGATGCCAACGACAACTCCAGGTGCATCTTGATTGCAAATCCGTCTATGTTTCTCTCCCTTGTTCTTCTACTTTCATTTCACTGTCATGTTTCTGTATCAGTGTTaagacaaggaaaaagattCGGAGAATCCTCGATGATGGCGAGCTGGGGGAGGAGACACAGAAGAAAATCGCAATTGAAAAGGTAAACACTGGCAAGTTAACGAGTATCACAGAACTTCGTGTTACATCTATGTTACTTTTACAGGAACGTCAAGAGCGCCTTCGATCTTTGGAGGTTACCGAATTCGTGACAGTTGGAGAAGGCGTTGGAGCTGGACATGAAGCCCAGGACAATGCCTCCTCGGGCCACATAATAAACTTGGTGAGGGAGGAAGGCGAAGAGGCTGTGAGGATTCCTCCGAGCATCTCAACCAAACTAAAACCCCATCAGGT
This sequence is a window from Salvia splendens isolate huo1 chromosome 14, SspV2, whole genome shotgun sequence. Protein-coding genes within it:
- the LOC121765081 gene encoding uncharacterized protein LOC121765081, producing the protein MPSVGMRRSTRVFGTRVLRSGRRLWTEPHEGGKDVRAVHGENKFPELLDHSADGGGRHRELWLEDETGALLEVSTEPKMEERETDGMKEKNVDRRFGIVYLRKRKRAELTTAEIVEDGRFAKKYARKQWRKRCRISESYGDCGGLWYSHRTRRLAIVVNESSYDCYYWVTCFLTTLLSYMTRFRVGMRQLSSFMLSRPMCDAYSSRGMLFLQEPITAEKPCVCIVTGWGSTMPLFSVNIFASPPFFMHIQTSMFLRSVGSDCLLDRQYENDEEVIDLADDAEQPSVQLLRDDQECAHEASQMSTESEISHHSVAASDNDTLGGKLLGQSPVGFPKSGLRNLQLRNSRSIQKRRSSLRRKRGRPPSAFRSQKGKGALASELFRIRHDSSQFPAASRSRLHRSPDTRRSATNIRELKSATRAATQDICATSCSANLLITDTDKCYRVEGATVALETSACKQWLLSVTKDGVKQCSLVAQKAMRPSSSNRFTHAVLWAGDSSFKLEFPDKQDWLVFKELYKECSDRNMQSAAATTAIPIPGVQEVAVLNDQYVPFVRPESYITFKNDELFRALMKNTANYDMDSEDEEWLGKLKSEFYGGNEPQEFITSENFELVIDALEKYLHSNPDEHVDEQASYEFCMHLERKEVIKAIYKYWTRKRKQKRSALVRVFQLYQPRRSQVIPKSVLRKKRSFKRQASQGGRGKQRPILKAIAAEQDALQQKNNVHKLQEAKAAANKYEDLASQKRQRAQMLMENADLATYKAMMALRIAEAAEADETPERAASLFLD